Proteins from a single region of Balaenoptera acutorostrata chromosome 16, mBalAcu1.1, whole genome shotgun sequence:
- the ZSWIM8 gene encoding zinc finger SWIM domain-containing protein 8 isoform X3 has translation MELMFAEWEDGERFSFEDSDRFEEDSLCSFISEAESLCQNWRGWRKQSAGPNSPTGGGGGGGSGGTRMRDGLVIPLVELSAKQVAFHIPFEVVEKVYPPVPEQLQLRIAFWSFPENEEDIRLYSCLANGSADEFQRGDQLFRMRAVKDPLQIGFHLSATVVPPQMVPPKGAYNVAVMFDRCRVTSCSCTCGAGAKWCTHVVALCLFRIHNASAVCLRAPVSESLSRLQRDQLQKFAQYLISELPQQILPTAQRLLDELLSSQSTAINTVCGAPDPTAGPSASDQSTWYLDESTLTDNIKKTLHKFCGPSPVVFSDVNSMYLSSTEPPAAAEWACLLRPLRGREPEGVWNLLSIVREMFKRRDSNAAPLLEILTDQCLTYEQITGWWYSVRTSASHSSASGHTGRSNGQSEVAAHACASMCDEMVTLWRLAVLDPALSPQRRRELCVQLRQWQLKVIENVKRGQHKKTLERLFPGFRPAVEACYFNWEEAYPLPGVTYSATDRKLALCWARALPPRPGASRSGGLEESRERPRPLPAEPAVRPKEPGAKRKGLGEGVLSSQRGPRRLSAEGGDKALHKMGPGGGKAKALGGAGSGGKGSAGSGSKRRLSSEDSSLEPDLAEMSLDDSSLALGAEASTFGGFPESPPPCPHPGGSRGPSTFLPEPPDTYEEDGGVYFSEGPEPSTASAGPPGLLPRELCTRDDLASTDESGNGLPKTKEAAPVVGEEEDDYQAYYLNAQDGAGGEEEKAEGGAGEEHDLFAGLKPLEQESRMEILFACAEALHAHGYSSEASRLTVELAQDLLANPPDLKVEPPPAKGKKNKVSTSRQTWVATNTLTKAAFLLTVLSERPEHHNLAFRVGMFALELQRPPASTKALEVKLAYQESEVATLLKKIPLGPSEMSTVRCRAEELREGTLCDYRPVLPLMLASFIFDVLCTPVVSPTGSRPPSRNWNNEMPGDEELGFEAAVAALGMKTTVSEAEHPLLCEGTRREKGDLALALMITYKDDQAKLKKILDKLLDRESQTHKPQTLSSFYSSSRPATASQRSPSKHGGPSAPGALQPLTSASAGPAQPGSVAGAGPGPTEGFTEKNVPESSPHSPCEGLPSEAALTPRPEGKVPSRLALGSRGGYNGRGWGSPGRPKKKHTGMASIDSSAPETTSDSSPTLSRRPLRGGWAPTSWGRGQDSDSISSSSSDSLGSSSSSGSRRASASGGARAKTVEVGRYKGRRPESHAPHVPNQPSEAAAHFYFELAKTVLIKAGGNSSTSIFTHPSSSGGHQGPHRNLHLCAFEIGLYALGLHNFVSPNWLSRTYSSHVSWITGQAMEIGSAALTILVECWDGHLTPPEVASLADRASRARDSNMVRAAAELALSCLPHAHALNPNEIQRALVQCKEQDNLMLEKACMAVEEAAKGGGVYPEVLFEVAHQWFWLYEQTAGGSSTAREGATSCSASGIRAAGEAGRGLPEGRGGPGTEPVTVAAAAAAAVTAATVVPVISVGSSLYPGPGLGHGHSPGLHPYTALQPHLPCSPQYLTHPAHPAHPMPHMPRPAVFPVPSSAYPQGVHPAFLGAQYPYSVTPPSLAATAVSFPVPSMAPITVHPYHTEPGLPLPTSVACELWGQGTVSSVHPASTFPAIQGASLPALPTQPSPLVSGGFPPPEEETHSQPVNPHSLHHLHAAYRVGMLALEMLGRRAHNDHPNNFSRSPPYTDDVKWLLGLAAKLGVNYVHQFCVGAAKGVLSPFVLQEIVMETLQRLSPAHAHNHLRAPAFHQLVQRCQQAYMQYIHHRLIHLTPADYDDFVNAIRSARSAFCLTPMGMMQFNDILQNLKRSKQTKELWQRVSLEMTTFSP, from the exons ATGGAGCTGATGTTCGCGGAGTGGGAGGACGGAGAGCGCTTCTCTTTCGAGGATTCGGACCGCTTTGAGGAGGATTCGCTCTGTTCTTTCATCTCCGAGGCTGAGAGCCTCTGCCAGAACTGGCGGGGATGGCGCAAACAGTCAGCGGGGCCCAATTCCCCCACTGGCGGCGGTGGCGGAGGTGGCAGTGGCGGTACCAGAATGCGAG ATGGACTGGTGATCCCACTGGTGGAGCTGTCAGCAAAACAGGTGGCATTTCATATCCCATTTGAAGTGGTGGAGAAAGTTTACCCCCCGGTGCCTGAGCAGCTCCAACTCCGAATTGCTTTTTGGAGCTTCCCTGAGAATGAAGAGGATATTCG ACTGTATTCCTGCCTGGCCAACGGCAGTGCAGATGAGTTCCAGCGAGGGGATCAGCTATTCCGCATGAGGGCTGTGAAGGACCCCCTGCAGATTG GGTTCCACCTGAGTGCTACAGTGGTGCCACCTCAGATGGTCCCCCCCAAAGGGGCCTACAACGTGGCTGTGATGTTTGACCGCTGCCGGGTCACTTCCTGCAGCTGCACCTGTGGGGCTGGGGCCAAATGGTGCACCCACGTCGTGGCACTCTGTCTCTTCCGCATCCACAAC GCTTCTGCAGTCTGCCTGCGGGCCCCAGTGTCAGAGTCCCTGTCTCGGCTGCAGAGGGACCAGCTGCAGAAGTTTGCTCAGTACCTCATCAGTGAGCTCCCTCAGCAG ATCCTGCCCACAGCCCAGCGTCTCCTGGATGAACTCCTTTCCTCCCAGTCAACAGCCATTAATACAGTATGTGGAGCCCCAG ACCCCACAGCAGGGCCCTCTGCCTCCGATCAGAGTACTTGGTATTTGGATGAATCGACACTCACTGACAACATCAAGAAGACACTGCACAAGTTCTGTGGCCCCTCCCCTGTGGTGTTCAG TGATGTGAACTCCATGTATCTGTCTTCCACGGAGCCTCCGGCCGCTGCTGAATGGGCATGTCTGCTGCGCCCACTGAGGGGCCGCGAGCCAGAGGGAGTCTGGAACTTGCTTAGCATCGTGCGGGAGATGTTCAAGCGGAGGGACAGCAATGCTGCCCCCTTGTTGGAAATCCTCACCGACCAGTGCCTCACCTACGAACAG ATAACAGGCTGGTGGTACAGCGTGCGCACCTCAGCCTCACACAGCAGCGCCAGTGGGCACACAGGCCGCAGCAACGGGCAGTCAGAGGTGGCGGCCCACGCGTGCGCCAGCATGTGTGACGAGATGGTCACACTGTGGAGGCTGGCTGTGCTGGACCCTGCGCTCAGCCCCCAGCG CCGCCGGGAGCTGTGTGTGCAGCTGCGCCAGTGGCAGCTGAAGGTGATTGAGAACGTGAAGCGGGGACAGCACAAGAAGACCCTGGAGCGGCTCTTCCCTGGCTTCCGGCCGGCGGTGGAGGCCTGCTACTTCAACTGGGAAGAGGCCTACCCCCTTCCCGGTGTCACCTACAGTGCCACTGACAGGAAGctggccctgtgctgggcccGAGCCCTGCCCCCTCGACCAGGTGCCTCCCGATCTGGGGGCCTGGAGGAATCCCGGGAGCGGCCCCGCCCTCTTCCTGCCGAGCCAGCTGTGCGGCCCAAGGAGCCTGGGGCCAAGCGCAAGGGATTGGGTGAGGGGGTCCTCTCGTCGCAGCGGGGTCCCCGCCGCCTCTCGGCTGAGGGGGGAGATAAGGCTCTGCATAAGATGGGTCCAGGTGGGGGCAAAGCCAAAGCATTGGGGGGGGCTGGCAGTGGGGGCAAGGGCTCAGCAGGCAGCGGGAGCAAGCGACGGCTGAGCAGTGAAGACAGCTCCCTGGAGCCGGATCTGGCTGAGATGAGCCTGGATGATAGCAGCCTGGCCCTGGGCGCAGAGGCCAGCACCTTTGGTGGATTCCCTGAGAGCCCACCACCCTGCCCTCACCCTGGTGGCTCCCGAGGCCCTTCTACCTTCCTTCCTGAACCTCCAGATACTTATGAAGAAGATGGTGGCGTGTACTTCTCAGAAGGGCCTGAGCCTTCCACAGCCTCTGCTGGCCCCCCTGGCCTACTGCCCAGGGAGCTCTGTACCCGGGACGACCTCGCTTCCACAGATGAGAGTGGCAATGGGCTGCCTAAAACCAAAGAGGCAGCCCCTGTGGTTGGAGAGGAGGAGGATGACTACCAGGCGTATTATCTGAACGctcaggatggggctgggggcGAGGAGGAGAAGGCTgagggcggggctggggaggaaCACGACCTGTTTGCCGGACTGAAGCCACTGGAACAGGAGAGCCGCATGGAG ATATTATTTGCCTGTGCTGAGGCCTTGCATGCGCACGGCTATAGCAGTGAGGCCTCCCGCCTCACCGTGGAGCTTGCCCAGGACCTGCTAGCCAACCCACCTGACCTCAAGGTAGAGCCGCCCCCTGCCAAG GGCAAGAAGAACAAGGTATCTACAAGCCGTCAGACCTGGGTGGCTACCAACACCCTGACCAAGGCGGCCTTCCTGTTAACGGTGCTAAGTGAGCGCCCAGAGCACCACAACCTGGCCTTCCGAGTGGGCATGTTTGCCTTGGAGCTACAGCGGCCCCCAGCTTCCACCAAGGCCTTGGAG GTGAAGCTGGCATATCAGGAGTCTGAGGTGGCCACCCTGCTCAAGAAGATTCCTCTGGGTCCGAGTGAGATGAGTACCGTGCGCTGCCGGGCAGAGGAGCTTCGGGAGGGGACACTCTGTGATTATCGGCCTGTTTTGCCTCTCATGTTGGCCAGTTTCATCTTTGATGTTCTCTGTACTCCAG TGGTTTCTCCCACGGGTTCCCGGCCCCCAAGTCGCAACTGGAACAACGAGATGCCTGGGGatgaggagctgggatttgaagcagCAGTTGCTGCCTTGG GCATGAAGACAACAGTGAGTGAGGCAGAGCATCCCCTGCTGTGTGAAGGCACACGTCGGGAGAAGGGTGACCTGGCCCTAGCACTAATGATCACTTACAAAGACGACCAGGCCAAACTCAAAAAG ATCTTAGACAAACTCTTGGACCGAGAGAGCCAGACGCATAAACCACAGACACTGAGTTCGTTCTACTCATCTAGCCGCCCGGCCACAGCCAGCCAGAGGTCTCCTTCAAAGCATGGGGGCCCATCTGCCCCAGGGGCCCTGCAACCTCTGACCTCAGCCTCTGCAGGGCCTGCTCAGCCAGGGAGTGTggcaggggctgggccaggcccCACTGAGGGCTTCACCGAGAAGAATGTGCCTG AGAGTTCCCCACATTCCCCCTGTGAGGGTCTCCCATCTGAGGCAGCTTTGACCCCAAGACCAGAGGGAAAGGTTCCCAGCCGCTTGGCACTTGGCAGCCGTGGAGGCTACAATGGACGGGGCTGGGGCTCACCAGGGCGGCCTAAGAAGAAGCACACAG GCATGGCCAGCATTGACAGCAGTGCCCCTGAAACGACGTCGGATAGCTCCCCAACCTTAAGCCGGAGGCCACTTCGAGGGGGCTGGGCCCCTACCTCCTGGGGTCGAGGACAGGACAGTGACAGCATTAGCAGCTCTTCCTCAGACTCCCTTGGCTCCTCGTCCTCCAGCGGAAGTCGCCGGGCCAGTGCCAGTGGAGGGGCCCGGGCGAAGACAGTTGAAGTTGGCAG GTACAAGGGCCGCCGTCCTGAGAGTCATGCCCCCCATGTACCCAATCAGCCGTCAGAGGCAGCTGCACACTTCTACTTCGAGCTGGCGAAGACGGTGCTGATCAAGGCAGGGGGCAACAGCAGCACTTCCATTTTCACACATCCATCTTCCTCAGGGGGCCACCAGGGTCCTCACCGTAACCTGCACCTTTGCGCCTTCGAGATTGGGCTTTACGCCCTTGGCCTGCACAACTTTGTTTCTCCCAACTGGCTCTCACGTACTTATTCTTCCCACGTTTCCTGGATTACAG GCCAGGCAATGGAGATTGGCAGCGCAGCCCTGACTATACTGGTAGAATGCTGGGATGGGCACCTGACACCCCCTGAGGTTGCATCCCTGGCTGACAGGGCATCACGGGCACGAGACTCCAATATGGTGAGGGCGGCGGCGGAACTAGCCCTAAGCTGCCTGCCTCATGCCCATGCGTTGAACCCCAATGAGATCCAGCGGGCCCTGGTGCAGTGCAAGGAGCAG GATAACCTGATGTTGGAGAAGGCCTGCATGGCAGTGGAAGAGGCGGCTAAGGGTGGGGGCGTATACCCTGAAGTGTTGTTTGAGGTTGCTCACCAGTGGTTCTGGCTATATGAGCAAACAGCAGGTGGCTCATCCACAGCCCGTGAAGGGGCTACAAGCTGTAGTGCCAGTGGGATCAGGGCAGCTGGGGAGGCTGGGCGGGGGCTGCCTGAGGGCAGGGGGGGCCCAGGGACTGAGCCGGTTAcagtggcggcggcggcagcagcagcagtgacaGCAGCCACAGTGGTGCCAGTCATCTCGGTGGGGTCCAGTTTATATCCGGGTCCAGGACTGGGGCATGGTCATTCCCCTGGCCTGCACCCCTACACTGCTCTACAGCCCCACCTGCCCTGCAGCCCTCAATACCTCACCCACCCAGCTCACCCCGCCCACCCCATGCCTCATATGCCCCGGCCTGCCGTCTTCCCTGTGCCCAGTTCTGCATACCCACAG GGTGTGCATCCTGCATTCCTGGGGGCTCAGTACCCTTACTCGGTGACTCCCCCCTCACTTGCCGCTACTGCTGTGTCTTTCCCCGTCCCTTCCATGGCACCCATCACAGTACATCCCTACCACACAGAGCCAGGGCTCCCACTGCCCACCAGTGTGGCCTGTGAGTTGTGGGGACAGGGAACAG TGAGCAGTGTCCATCCAGCTTCCACGTTTCCGGCCATCCAGGGTGCCTCACTGCCTGCCCTGCCCACACAGCCCAGCCCTCTGGTGAGCGGGGGTTTTCCACCACCCGAGGAGGAGACTCACAGTCAGCCTGTCAACCCGCACAGCCTACACCACCTGCACGCCGCCTACCGTGTCG GGATGCTGGCACTGGAGATGCTGGGTCGCCGGGCACACAATGATCACCCCAACAACTTCTCTCGCTCCCCCCCCTACACTGATGATGTCAAATGGTTGCTGGGGCTGGCAGCAAAGCTGG gagtGAACTACGTGCACCAGTTCTGTGTGGGGGCAGCCAAGGGGGTGCTGAGCCCGTTTGTGCTGCAGGAGATCGTCATGGAGACGCTGCAGCGGCTGAGCCCCGCTCATGCCCACAACCACCTGCGTGCCCCGGCCTTCCACCAGCTGGTGCAGCGCTGCCAGCAGGCATACATGCAG TACATCCACCACCGCTTGATTCACCTGACCCCTGCCGACTACGACGACTTTGTGAACGCGATCCGCAGTGCTCGCAGCGCCTTCTGCCTGACACCCATGGGCATGATGCAGTTCAACGACATCCTGCAGAATCTCAAGCGCAGCAAACAGACCAAGGAGCTGTGGCAGCGGGTCTCACTCGAGATGACCACCTTCTCCCCCTGA
- the ZSWIM8 gene encoding zinc finger SWIM domain-containing protein 8 isoform X4, with the protein MELMFAEWEDGERFSFEDSDRFEEDSLCSFISEAESLCQNWRGWRKQSAGPNSPTGGGGGGGSGGTRMRDGLVIPLVELSAKQVAFHIPFEVVEKVYPPVPEQLQLRIAFWSFPENEEDIRLYSCLANGSADEFQRGDQLFRMRAVKDPLQIGFHLSATVVPPQMVPPKGAYNVAVMFDRCRVTSCSCTCGAGAKWCTHVVALCLFRIHNASAVCLRAPVSESLSRLQRDQLQKFAQYLISELPQQILPTAQRLLDELLSSQSTAINTVCGAPDPTAGPSASDQSTWYLDESTLTDNIKKTLHKFCGPSPVVFSDVNSMYLSSTEPPAAAEWACLLRPLRGREPEGVWNLLSIVREMFKRRDSNAAPLLEILTDQCLTYEQITGWWYSVRTSASHSSASGHTGRSNGQSEVAAHACASMCDEMVTLWRLAVLDPALSPQRRRELCVQLRQWQLKVIENVKRGQHKKTLERLFPGFRPAVEACYFNWEEAYPLPGVTYSATDRKLALCWARALPPRPGASRSGGLEESRERPRPLPAEPAVRPKEPGAKRKGLGEGVLSSQRGPRRLSAEGGDKALHKMGPGGGKAKALGGAGSGGKGSAGSGSKRRLSSEDSSLEPDLAEMSLDDSSLALGAEASTFGGFPESPPPCPHPGGSRGPSTFLPEPPDTYEEDGGVYFSEGPEPSTASAGPPGLLPRELCTRDDLASTDESGNGLPKTKEAAPVVGEEEDDYQAYYLNAQDGAGGEEEKAEGGAGEEHDLFAGLKPLEQESRMEILFACAEALHAHGYSSEASRLTVELAQDLLANPPDLKVEPPPAKGKKNKVSTSRQTWVATNTLTKAAFLLTVLSERPEHHNLAFRVGMFALELQRPPASTKALEVKLAYQESEVATLLKKIPLGPSEMSTVRCRAEELREGTLCDYRPVLPLMLASFIFDVLCTPVVSPTGSRPPSRNWNNEMPGDEELGFEAAVAALGMKTTVSEAEHPLLCEGTRREKGDLALALMITYKDDQAKLKKILDKLLDRESQTHKPQTLSSFYSSSRPATASQRSPSKHGGPSAPGALQPLTSASAGPAQPGSVAGAGPGPTEGFTEKNVPESSPHSPCEGLPSEAALTPRPEGKVPSRLALGSRGGYNGRGWGSPGRPKKKHTGMASIDSSAPETTSDSSPTLSRRPLRGGWAPTSWGRGQDSDSISSSSSDSLGSSSSSGSRRASASGGARAKTVEVGRYKGRRPESHAPHVPNQPSEAAAHFYFELAKTVLIKAGGNSSTSIFTHPSSSGGHQGPHRNLHLCAFEIGLYALGLHNFVSPNWLSRTYSSHVSWITGQAMEIGSAALTILVECWDGHLTPPEVASLADRASRARDSNMVRAAAELALSCLPHAHALNPNEIQRALVQCKEQDNLMLEKACMAVEEAAKGGGVYPEVLFEVAHQWFWLYEQTAGGSSTAREGATSCSASGIRAAGEAGRGLPEGRGGPGTEPVTVAAAAAAAVTAATVVPVISVGSSLYPGPGLGHGHSPGLHPYTALQPHLPCSPQYLTHPAHPAHPMPHMPRPAVFPVPSSAYPQGVHPAFLGAQYPYSVTPPSLAATAVSFPVPSMAPITVHPYHTEPGLPLPTSVALSSVHPASTFPAIQGASLPALPTQPSPLVSGGFPPPEEETHSQPVNPHSLHHLHAAYRVGMLALEMLGRRAHNDHPNNFSRSPPYTDDVKWLLGLAAKLGVNYVHQFCVGAAKGVLSPFVLQEIVMETLQRLSPAHAHNHLRAPAFHQLVQRCQQAYMQYIHHRLIHLTPADYDDFVNAIRSARSAFCLTPMGMMQFNDILQNLKRSKQTKELWQRVSLEMTTFSP; encoded by the exons ATGGAGCTGATGTTCGCGGAGTGGGAGGACGGAGAGCGCTTCTCTTTCGAGGATTCGGACCGCTTTGAGGAGGATTCGCTCTGTTCTTTCATCTCCGAGGCTGAGAGCCTCTGCCAGAACTGGCGGGGATGGCGCAAACAGTCAGCGGGGCCCAATTCCCCCACTGGCGGCGGTGGCGGAGGTGGCAGTGGCGGTACCAGAATGCGAG ATGGACTGGTGATCCCACTGGTGGAGCTGTCAGCAAAACAGGTGGCATTTCATATCCCATTTGAAGTGGTGGAGAAAGTTTACCCCCCGGTGCCTGAGCAGCTCCAACTCCGAATTGCTTTTTGGAGCTTCCCTGAGAATGAAGAGGATATTCG ACTGTATTCCTGCCTGGCCAACGGCAGTGCAGATGAGTTCCAGCGAGGGGATCAGCTATTCCGCATGAGGGCTGTGAAGGACCCCCTGCAGATTG GGTTCCACCTGAGTGCTACAGTGGTGCCACCTCAGATGGTCCCCCCCAAAGGGGCCTACAACGTGGCTGTGATGTTTGACCGCTGCCGGGTCACTTCCTGCAGCTGCACCTGTGGGGCTGGGGCCAAATGGTGCACCCACGTCGTGGCACTCTGTCTCTTCCGCATCCACAAC GCTTCTGCAGTCTGCCTGCGGGCCCCAGTGTCAGAGTCCCTGTCTCGGCTGCAGAGGGACCAGCTGCAGAAGTTTGCTCAGTACCTCATCAGTGAGCTCCCTCAGCAG ATCCTGCCCACAGCCCAGCGTCTCCTGGATGAACTCCTTTCCTCCCAGTCAACAGCCATTAATACAGTATGTGGAGCCCCAG ACCCCACAGCAGGGCCCTCTGCCTCCGATCAGAGTACTTGGTATTTGGATGAATCGACACTCACTGACAACATCAAGAAGACACTGCACAAGTTCTGTGGCCCCTCCCCTGTGGTGTTCAG TGATGTGAACTCCATGTATCTGTCTTCCACGGAGCCTCCGGCCGCTGCTGAATGGGCATGTCTGCTGCGCCCACTGAGGGGCCGCGAGCCAGAGGGAGTCTGGAACTTGCTTAGCATCGTGCGGGAGATGTTCAAGCGGAGGGACAGCAATGCTGCCCCCTTGTTGGAAATCCTCACCGACCAGTGCCTCACCTACGAACAG ATAACAGGCTGGTGGTACAGCGTGCGCACCTCAGCCTCACACAGCAGCGCCAGTGGGCACACAGGCCGCAGCAACGGGCAGTCAGAGGTGGCGGCCCACGCGTGCGCCAGCATGTGTGACGAGATGGTCACACTGTGGAGGCTGGCTGTGCTGGACCCTGCGCTCAGCCCCCAGCG CCGCCGGGAGCTGTGTGTGCAGCTGCGCCAGTGGCAGCTGAAGGTGATTGAGAACGTGAAGCGGGGACAGCACAAGAAGACCCTGGAGCGGCTCTTCCCTGGCTTCCGGCCGGCGGTGGAGGCCTGCTACTTCAACTGGGAAGAGGCCTACCCCCTTCCCGGTGTCACCTACAGTGCCACTGACAGGAAGctggccctgtgctgggcccGAGCCCTGCCCCCTCGACCAGGTGCCTCCCGATCTGGGGGCCTGGAGGAATCCCGGGAGCGGCCCCGCCCTCTTCCTGCCGAGCCAGCTGTGCGGCCCAAGGAGCCTGGGGCCAAGCGCAAGGGATTGGGTGAGGGGGTCCTCTCGTCGCAGCGGGGTCCCCGCCGCCTCTCGGCTGAGGGGGGAGATAAGGCTCTGCATAAGATGGGTCCAGGTGGGGGCAAAGCCAAAGCATTGGGGGGGGCTGGCAGTGGGGGCAAGGGCTCAGCAGGCAGCGGGAGCAAGCGACGGCTGAGCAGTGAAGACAGCTCCCTGGAGCCGGATCTGGCTGAGATGAGCCTGGATGATAGCAGCCTGGCCCTGGGCGCAGAGGCCAGCACCTTTGGTGGATTCCCTGAGAGCCCACCACCCTGCCCTCACCCTGGTGGCTCCCGAGGCCCTTCTACCTTCCTTCCTGAACCTCCAGATACTTATGAAGAAGATGGTGGCGTGTACTTCTCAGAAGGGCCTGAGCCTTCCACAGCCTCTGCTGGCCCCCCTGGCCTACTGCCCAGGGAGCTCTGTACCCGGGACGACCTCGCTTCCACAGATGAGAGTGGCAATGGGCTGCCTAAAACCAAAGAGGCAGCCCCTGTGGTTGGAGAGGAGGAGGATGACTACCAGGCGTATTATCTGAACGctcaggatggggctgggggcGAGGAGGAGAAGGCTgagggcggggctggggaggaaCACGACCTGTTTGCCGGACTGAAGCCACTGGAACAGGAGAGCCGCATGGAG ATATTATTTGCCTGTGCTGAGGCCTTGCATGCGCACGGCTATAGCAGTGAGGCCTCCCGCCTCACCGTGGAGCTTGCCCAGGACCTGCTAGCCAACCCACCTGACCTCAAGGTAGAGCCGCCCCCTGCCAAG GGCAAGAAGAACAAGGTATCTACAAGCCGTCAGACCTGGGTGGCTACCAACACCCTGACCAAGGCGGCCTTCCTGTTAACGGTGCTAAGTGAGCGCCCAGAGCACCACAACCTGGCCTTCCGAGTGGGCATGTTTGCCTTGGAGCTACAGCGGCCCCCAGCTTCCACCAAGGCCTTGGAG GTGAAGCTGGCATATCAGGAGTCTGAGGTGGCCACCCTGCTCAAGAAGATTCCTCTGGGTCCGAGTGAGATGAGTACCGTGCGCTGCCGGGCAGAGGAGCTTCGGGAGGGGACACTCTGTGATTATCGGCCTGTTTTGCCTCTCATGTTGGCCAGTTTCATCTTTGATGTTCTCTGTACTCCAG TGGTTTCTCCCACGGGTTCCCGGCCCCCAAGTCGCAACTGGAACAACGAGATGCCTGGGGatgaggagctgggatttgaagcagCAGTTGCTGCCTTGG GCATGAAGACAACAGTGAGTGAGGCAGAGCATCCCCTGCTGTGTGAAGGCACACGTCGGGAGAAGGGTGACCTGGCCCTAGCACTAATGATCACTTACAAAGACGACCAGGCCAAACTCAAAAAG ATCTTAGACAAACTCTTGGACCGAGAGAGCCAGACGCATAAACCACAGACACTGAGTTCGTTCTACTCATCTAGCCGCCCGGCCACAGCCAGCCAGAGGTCTCCTTCAAAGCATGGGGGCCCATCTGCCCCAGGGGCCCTGCAACCTCTGACCTCAGCCTCTGCAGGGCCTGCTCAGCCAGGGAGTGTggcaggggctgggccaggcccCACTGAGGGCTTCACCGAGAAGAATGTGCCTG AGAGTTCCCCACATTCCCCCTGTGAGGGTCTCCCATCTGAGGCAGCTTTGACCCCAAGACCAGAGGGAAAGGTTCCCAGCCGCTTGGCACTTGGCAGCCGTGGAGGCTACAATGGACGGGGCTGGGGCTCACCAGGGCGGCCTAAGAAGAAGCACACAG GCATGGCCAGCATTGACAGCAGTGCCCCTGAAACGACGTCGGATAGCTCCCCAACCTTAAGCCGGAGGCCACTTCGAGGGGGCTGGGCCCCTACCTCCTGGGGTCGAGGACAGGACAGTGACAGCATTAGCAGCTCTTCCTCAGACTCCCTTGGCTCCTCGTCCTCCAGCGGAAGTCGCCGGGCCAGTGCCAGTGGAGGGGCCCGGGCGAAGACAGTTGAAGTTGGCAG GTACAAGGGCCGCCGTCCTGAGAGTCATGCCCCCCATGTACCCAATCAGCCGTCAGAGGCAGCTGCACACTTCTACTTCGAGCTGGCGAAGACGGTGCTGATCAAGGCAGGGGGCAACAGCAGCACTTCCATTTTCACACATCCATCTTCCTCAGGGGGCCACCAGGGTCCTCACCGTAACCTGCACCTTTGCGCCTTCGAGATTGGGCTTTACGCCCTTGGCCTGCACAACTTTGTTTCTCCCAACTGGCTCTCACGTACTTATTCTTCCCACGTTTCCTGGATTACAG GCCAGGCAATGGAGATTGGCAGCGCAGCCCTGACTATACTGGTAGAATGCTGGGATGGGCACCTGACACCCCCTGAGGTTGCATCCCTGGCTGACAGGGCATCACGGGCACGAGACTCCAATATGGTGAGGGCGGCGGCGGAACTAGCCCTAAGCTGCCTGCCTCATGCCCATGCGTTGAACCCCAATGAGATCCAGCGGGCCCTGGTGCAGTGCAAGGAGCAG GATAACCTGATGTTGGAGAAGGCCTGCATGGCAGTGGAAGAGGCGGCTAAGGGTGGGGGCGTATACCCTGAAGTGTTGTTTGAGGTTGCTCACCAGTGGTTCTGGCTATATGAGCAAACAGCAGGTGGCTCATCCACAGCCCGTGAAGGGGCTACAAGCTGTAGTGCCAGTGGGATCAGGGCAGCTGGGGAGGCTGGGCGGGGGCTGCCTGAGGGCAGGGGGGGCCCAGGGACTGAGCCGGTTAcagtggcggcggcggcagcagcagcagtgacaGCAGCCACAGTGGTGCCAGTCATCTCGGTGGGGTCCAGTTTATATCCGGGTCCAGGACTGGGGCATGGTCATTCCCCTGGCCTGCACCCCTACACTGCTCTACAGCCCCACCTGCCCTGCAGCCCTCAATACCTCACCCACCCAGCTCACCCCGCCCACCCCATGCCTCATATGCCCCGGCCTGCCGTCTTCCCTGTGCCCAGTTCTGCATACCCACAG GGTGTGCATCCTGCATTCCTGGGGGCTCAGTACCCTTACTCGGTGACTCCCCCCTCACTTGCCGCTACTGCTGTGTCTTTCCCCGTCCCTTCCATGGCACCCATCACAGTACATCCCTACCACACAGAGCCAGGGCTCCCACTGCCCACCAGTGTGGCCT TGAGCAGTGTCCATCCAGCTTCCACGTTTCCGGCCATCCAGGGTGCCTCACTGCCTGCCCTGCCCACACAGCCCAGCCCTCTGGTGAGCGGGGGTTTTCCACCACCCGAGGAGGAGACTCACAGTCAGCCTGTCAACCCGCACAGCCTACACCACCTGCACGCCGCCTACCGTGTCG GGATGCTGGCACTGGAGATGCTGGGTCGCCGGGCACACAATGATCACCCCAACAACTTCTCTCGCTCCCCCCCCTACACTGATGATGTCAAATGGTTGCTGGGGCTGGCAGCAAAGCTGG gagtGAACTACGTGCACCAGTTCTGTGTGGGGGCAGCCAAGGGGGTGCTGAGCCCGTTTGTGCTGCAGGAGATCGTCATGGAGACGCTGCAGCGGCTGAGCCCCGCTCATGCCCACAACCACCTGCGTGCCCCGGCCTTCCACCAGCTGGTGCAGCGCTGCCAGCAGGCATACATGCAG TACATCCACCACCGCTTGATTCACCTGACCCCTGCCGACTACGACGACTTTGTGAACGCGATCCGCAGTGCTCGCAGCGCCTTCTGCCTGACACCCATGGGCATGATGCAGTTCAACGACATCCTGCAGAATCTCAAGCGCAGCAAACAGACCAAGGAGCTGTGGCAGCGGGTCTCACTCGAGATGACCACCTTCTCCCCCTGA